Proteins from a genomic interval of Pseudomonas silesiensis:
- a CDS encoding GntR family transcriptional regulator yields MNSFASPQILTALPFPRADTGKPAADDLYSQIFDAILEQRIHAASRFTEDSLAQMFSARRSDIRSALTQLSHQQIIILRTNHRPRVAAPDAEQTRQTLHARRLTEITLAQLACQQPQAKDVQRMRELVKRQRQCLERDQRGPAIRLAGEFHLALADMAGNAPLAHFLGSLVPLTSLAIAQFDAQAGGDCVWQEHAEIVDAVEREDAVMAEMLMSRRLDHLEERLLNAGSSTIRTRAAG; encoded by the coding sequence ATGAACAGCTTCGCCTCACCGCAAATCCTCACTGCCCTGCCCTTCCCGCGAGCGGACACCGGGAAACCCGCAGCGGATGATCTCTATTCACAGATATTCGATGCCATTCTCGAACAGCGCATCCATGCAGCCAGTCGCTTTACCGAAGACAGCCTGGCGCAGATGTTCAGCGCTCGACGCAGTGACATTCGTAGCGCGCTGACGCAGCTGTCCCATCAGCAGATCATTATCCTTCGGACCAATCATCGTCCCCGAGTCGCCGCGCCCGATGCCGAGCAGACTCGGCAGACGCTGCATGCCCGACGGCTGACCGAGATCACCTTGGCACAGCTAGCCTGCCAGCAGCCTCAAGCGAAGGATGTGCAACGCATGCGTGAACTGGTCAAGCGCCAACGCCAGTGCCTGGAGCGCGACCAGCGTGGCCCGGCGATTCGGTTGGCGGGGGAATTTCACCTGGCGTTGGCCGATATGGCGGGGAATGCACCGTTGGCGCATTTTCTTGGCAGTCTGGTGCCATTGACTTCGTTGGCGATTGCGCAGTTTGATGCGCAGGCAGGCGGTGATTGCGTGTGGCAGGAGCACGCCGAGATTGTCGATGCAGTGGAGCGTGAGGATGCAGTAATGGCCGAAATGTTGATGAGCCGGCGTCTGGATCATCTTGAAGAAAGATTGCTGAACGCTGGATCGTCGACCATTCGAACCCGTGCTGCCGGGTAG
- a CDS encoding FadR/GntR family transcriptional regulator: MITSSTVVNSVVEKLRAALARGQWRSGEMLPGQRELAEQLGISRPSLREAVTVLETLGLVRSMPGKGVVVLEANLSDSQTHDSAVAGASLEDVLQLRYTLEPFIVGLVAQSISSKEIGQLRLTLMDMREALEANDSEAGVNAYIAFHEELFTLTSNPIFQSVVQQTSNALKQSAEVLRNSPEHLAERLEENEAVVRAIRSKNSAQASAEMRRHILREGQRMGIELNIPDDNLVT, encoded by the coding sequence GTGATCACCTCGTCGACCGTCGTGAATTCAGTCGTAGAAAAACTTCGGGCCGCTCTGGCCCGTGGTCAGTGGCGCTCGGGTGAAATGCTGCCGGGGCAACGGGAACTGGCCGAACAACTGGGCATCAGCCGCCCGAGCCTGCGCGAAGCAGTGACCGTGCTGGAGACCCTCGGACTGGTGCGCTCCATGCCTGGCAAAGGCGTGGTTGTGCTGGAAGCCAATCTGAGTGACAGCCAGACTCACGACAGCGCGGTGGCTGGGGCGAGCCTGGAAGACGTGCTGCAACTGCGTTACACCCTCGAGCCATTCATTGTCGGCCTGGTGGCACAGTCCATCAGCAGCAAGGAAATCGGGCAACTGCGCCTGACACTGATGGACATGCGCGAAGCCCTGGAGGCCAACGACAGCGAAGCCGGAGTGAACGCCTACATCGCGTTCCACGAAGAACTGTTCACCCTGACCTCGAACCCGATTTTCCAGAGTGTGGTGCAGCAGACCAGTAACGCCCTCAAGCAAAGCGCCGAGGTGCTGCGCAACTCCCCGGAGCATTTGGCTGAGCGCCTTGAGGAGAACGAAGCCGTGGTACGCGCTATTCGCAGCAAAAACAGCGCCCAGGCCAGCGCCGAGATGCGTCGGCACATCCTTCGGGAAGGCCAGCGGATGGGCATCGAATTGAATATTCCGGACGACAACCTCGTCACTTGA
- a CDS encoding C4-dicarboxylate transporter DctA yields the protein MLRWCSRSIFLQVVLGLVLGIVCGLTLPEYSAQLKPLGDGFIKLIKMLIGLIVFCVVVSGISGAGDLKKVGRIGLKSVIYFEILTTIALVIGLVFAFTTGIGSGANIHLDQLSAADMGDIAQRGQHMQTTSQFLMNLIPTSVIGAFAENNILQVLLFSVLFGSALNLVGEAASGISRLINELSHVIFRIMGMIVRLAPIGVFGAIAFTTSKYGLDSLQHLGSLVGLFYLTCVAFVTLILGLVMRLSGLKMWPLLKYLREELLIVMGTASSDAVLPQIMRKLEHLGIGSSTVGLVIPTGYSFNLDGFSIYLTLAIVFIANATGTPLAMTDLLTILLVSLITSKGAHGIPGSALVILAATLTAIPAIPVVGLVLVLAVDWFMGIGRALTNLIGNCVATVAIARWEKDIDIQRANKVLSGQVGYTFQPRKPVGPPHQQEF from the coding sequence ATGCTCAGATGGTGCTCGCGTTCAATCTTCCTCCAAGTGGTTCTCGGACTGGTGCTCGGCATCGTCTGCGGGCTGACCCTTCCCGAATACTCGGCTCAGCTCAAACCGCTCGGTGACGGTTTCATCAAGCTGATCAAAATGCTCATTGGCCTGATCGTGTTCTGCGTAGTGGTCAGCGGCATCAGCGGTGCCGGCGACCTGAAGAAGGTCGGACGCATCGGCCTCAAATCAGTCATCTATTTCGAAATCCTGACCACCATCGCCTTGGTGATTGGTCTGGTGTTCGCTTTCACCACCGGCATCGGCAGCGGCGCGAACATTCATCTGGATCAGCTTTCCGCTGCCGACATGGGCGACATCGCCCAGCGCGGTCAGCACATGCAAACCACCTCCCAGTTCCTGATGAACCTGATCCCGACCTCGGTAATCGGTGCCTTCGCGGAGAACAACATTCTGCAAGTCCTGCTGTTTTCAGTGCTGTTCGGCAGTGCGCTGAACCTGGTGGGCGAAGCTGCGTCGGGTATTTCCCGGCTGATCAATGAACTGAGCCACGTGATCTTCCGCATCATGGGCATGATCGTGCGCCTGGCGCCGATCGGTGTGTTCGGCGCCATCGCTTTCACCACCAGCAAATATGGCCTGGATTCGCTGCAGCACCTGGGCAGCCTGGTTGGCCTGTTTTACCTGACCTGCGTGGCGTTTGTGACATTGATTCTCGGCCTGGTGATGCGCCTTTCGGGCCTGAAGATGTGGCCGTTGCTCAAGTACCTGCGTGAAGAACTGCTGATCGTCATGGGCACCGCCTCGTCCGATGCCGTGTTGCCACAAATCATGCGCAAGCTGGAGCACCTTGGCATCGGCAGCTCGACGGTCGGCCTGGTGATTCCTACGGGTTACTCGTTCAACCTGGACGGTTTCTCGATCTACCTGACCCTGGCCATCGTGTTCATCGCCAATGCCACCGGCACACCGCTGGCCATGACCGACCTGCTGACGATTCTGCTGGTGTCGCTGATCACCTCCAAAGGCGCCCATGGCATTCCCGGCTCGGCACTGGTTATTCTCGCGGCAACCCTGACGGCCATTCCGGCAATTCCCGTCGTGGGCCTGGTACTGGTGCTGGCAGTGGACTGGTTCATGGGCATCGGCCGGGCGCTGACCAACCTGATCGGCAACTGCGTCGCCACGGTGGCCATCGCGCGCTGGGAAAAAGACATCGATATCCAGCGGGCGAACAAAGTGCTTTCCGGCCAGGTGGGGTATACCTTCCAGCCCAGGAAACCGGTAGGCCCTCCGCATCAGCAGGAATTCTGA
- the glyA gene encoding serine hydroxymethyltransferase — protein MFSRDLTIAKYDADLFAAMEQEAQRQEEHIELIASENYTSPAVMEAQGSVLTNKYAEGYPGKRYYGGCEFVDVVEQLAIDRAKELFGADYANVQPHAGSQANSAVYLALLQAGDTILGMSLAHGGHLTHGASVSSSGKLYNAVQYGIDGNGLIDYDEVERLAVEHKPKMIVAGFSAYSQILDFPRFRAIADKVGAYLFVDMAHVAGLVAAGVYPNPVPFADVVTTTTHKTLRGPRGGLILARANADIEKKLNSAVFPGAQGGPLEHVIAAKAICFKEALQPEFKVYQQQVVKNAQAMASVFIERGFDVVSGGTENHLFLLSLIKQEISGKDADAALGKAFITVNKNSVPNDPRSPFVTSGLRFGTPAVTTRGFKEAECKELAGWICDILADLNNEAVIDAVREKVKAICKKLPVYGA, from the coding sequence ATGTTCAGCCGTGATTTGACTATTGCCAAGTACGACGCCGATCTCTTTGCCGCCATGGAGCAAGAAGCTCAGCGCCAGGAAGAGCACATTGAGCTGATCGCTTCGGAAAACTACACCAGCCCTGCGGTGATGGAAGCTCAAGGCTCGGTACTGACCAACAAGTACGCCGAAGGCTACCCGGGCAAGCGCTACTACGGTGGTTGCGAGTTCGTCGACGTGGTCGAGCAGCTTGCCATCGACCGCGCCAAAGAACTGTTCGGCGCCGATTACGCCAACGTTCAGCCGCACGCCGGTTCCCAAGCCAACAGCGCCGTGTACCTGGCCCTGCTGCAAGCCGGCGACACCATCCTGGGCATGAGCCTGGCCCACGGTGGTCACCTGACCCACGGTGCCAGCGTTTCGTCCTCGGGCAAGCTGTACAACGCCGTGCAGTACGGCATCGACGGCAATGGCCTGATCGACTATGACGAAGTCGAGCGTCTGGCCGTTGAGCACAAGCCAAAAATGATCGTGGCCGGTTTCTCTGCCTACTCGCAGATCCTGGACTTCCCGCGCTTTCGCGCTATCGCTGACAAAGTCGGCGCCTACCTGTTTGTCGACATGGCTCACGTGGCTGGCCTGGTCGCCGCTGGCGTCTACCCGAACCCGGTGCCATTCGCTGACGTCGTGACCACCACTACCCACAAGACCCTGCGCGGTCCACGTGGCGGCCTGATTCTGGCTCGCGCCAACGCCGACATCGAGAAGAAGCTGAACTCCGCAGTATTCCCGGGCGCCCAAGGTGGCCCGCTTGAGCACGTGATCGCCGCTAAAGCGATCTGCTTCAAGGAAGCGCTGCAGCCTGAGTTCAAGGTCTATCAGCAACAAGTGGTGAAAAACGCCCAGGCCATGGCCAGCGTGTTCATCGAGCGCGGTTTCGACGTGGTCTCCGGCGGTACTGAAAACCACCTGTTCCTGCTGTCGCTGATCAAGCAGGAAATCTCCGGTAAGGACGCCGACGCCGCGCTGGGCAAGGCTTTCATCACCGTGAACAAAAACTCGGTGCCAAACGATCCACGCTCCCCGTTCGTGACCTCCGGCCTGCGCTTCGGCACCCCGGCGGTGACCACTCGTGGCTTCAAGGAAGCTGAGTGCAAGGAACTGGCCGGCTGGATCTGCGACATCCTGGCGGACCTGAACAACGAAGCGGTGATCGACGCCGTTCGTGAGAAGGTCAAGGCTATCTGCAAGAAGCTGCCGGTGTACGGCGCTTAA
- a CDS encoding sensor domain-containing protein gives MPNATPPASVSPLDPATASPLRGTLKGALATLVLLLLALLFWQLLDQLGETQKNQRQYTIEYTADLAAQVSLNMGLNAQIALNLLPIVEQPQSADEQQALLRKLRQSLPDLRSLALLSPSGKILSDSAADSQDADYLSDLVRRSRRQAHYFSNADDGSVVYLLLHQASGSSRGYWALRLAPTFFAALTKQNETGIRPLWLVENRVDQQVISRDQTLPMARPSALTQDELANSVLTVPLSSSDWQLRGLFDRLRAIEQLLPAFIGKCLLGLALSLLPFIALLNSRRRQRQLHEGRRRYQDIFEGTGVALCVLDVSGLKSFFNKARLHSSEQLQAWLEIPEQRQQLLRELRITEVNQVALQLLNVKSTEHAWRLLIDGDPQDGNAVGDQVLEAVLNQHKQLELEIKLQDANDCDQHLWLVLRLPEDQDDCHALILSITDITRRKLVELSLLEREGFWSDVVRTVPDHLYVQDVISQRMIFSNHHLGQTLGYNRTELHQMGEYFWEILLHADDAGFYHRSRQHQRQAGYSQLLQCQLRFQHRDGSWRRFEIREQALARDAQGQVTRIIGVAKDITEQIEASESLRDSEQRYRMLAESISDVIFSTDSKMALNFVSPSVQAVLGYDVDWIFQHGWQSTIANPQQLIGIHSLMDRLSKALDKPEQLTLLRNQVQTQLFLFDCLRADGRKIPIELRLVLVWDELGGFEGVLGVGRDISQRRRAEKDLRMAATVFEHSTSAILITDPAGYIVQANEAFSRVSGYAVEQVLDQLPNMLTVDEQQEAHLRYVLKQLHQHSTWEGEVWLKRRNGEHYPAWVGITAVLDDEGDLASYVCFFSDISERKASEQRIHRLAYYDALTHLPNRTLFQDRLHTALQSAERQKSWVVLMFLDLDRFKPINDSLGHAAGDRMLKEMATRLLGCVDDDDTVARMGGDEFTLLLQPRVNRETALNRAIHVAEQILASLVKPFVLEGREFFVTASIGIALSPQDGNELSQLMKNADTAMYHAKERGKNNFQFYQADMNASALERLELESDLRHAMEQNEFVLYYQPQFSGDGKRLTGAEALLRWRHPRRGLVPPGDFIPVLEELGLVVDVGDWVIREACRQLKSWHQAKVRVPKVSVNISTRQFSDGQLGTRIATILQETGLPPECLELELTESILMREVSEAMQILAGLKNLGLSIAVDDFGTGYSSLNYLKQFPIDVLKIDRSFVDGLPSGEQDAQIARAIIAMAHSLNLAVIAEGVETHEQLDFLREHGCDEVQGYLFGRPMPASRFEAQFSNDALFIFD, from the coding sequence TTGCCTAACGCCACCCCGCCAGCTTCCGTGAGCCCACTCGATCCTGCGACCGCGTCGCCCCTGCGCGGAACCTTGAAGGGCGCACTGGCGACACTGGTTCTATTGCTGCTCGCACTACTGTTCTGGCAGTTGCTGGATCAGCTTGGCGAAACCCAGAAAAACCAGCGTCAGTACACCATCGAGTACACCGCCGACCTGGCTGCGCAAGTCAGTCTGAACATGGGGCTGAATGCGCAGATCGCCCTCAACCTGCTACCGATCGTCGAACAACCGCAAAGCGCCGACGAACAGCAGGCCCTGCTGCGCAAACTGCGACAGTCGTTACCCGACCTGCGCAGCCTGGCATTGCTCAGCCCTTCCGGAAAAATCCTCAGCGACAGCGCCGCCGACAGTCAGGACGCCGACTACCTGAGCGACCTGGTCCGCCGCAGCCGCCGCCAGGCCCATTATTTCAGCAATGCCGACGATGGCTCAGTAGTGTATCTGCTGTTGCATCAAGCCAGCGGCAGCTCCCGTGGCTACTGGGCCTTGCGCCTGGCGCCGACGTTTTTCGCAGCACTGACCAAACAAAACGAAACCGGCATCCGCCCACTCTGGCTGGTGGAAAACCGCGTCGATCAACAGGTCATCAGCCGCGATCAGACGCTGCCCATGGCCAGGCCCAGCGCGCTGACCCAGGACGAGTTGGCCAACAGCGTGTTGACAGTTCCCCTTAGCAGCAGCGATTGGCAACTGCGCGGGCTGTTCGATCGACTACGAGCGATTGAACAACTGTTGCCGGCGTTCATCGGCAAATGCCTGCTGGGGCTGGCCCTCTCCCTGCTGCCGTTCATCGCGCTGCTGAATTCGCGCCGCCGCCAGCGCCAGCTGCATGAAGGCCGCCGACGCTATCAGGATATTTTCGAAGGCACCGGTGTCGCCCTGTGCGTACTCGATGTGTCCGGACTCAAGAGCTTCTTCAACAAGGCGCGGCTGCACAGCAGCGAACAATTGCAGGCCTGGCTGGAGATCCCGGAGCAACGTCAGCAACTGCTGCGGGAACTGCGCATCACCGAAGTCAATCAGGTCGCCCTGCAACTGCTCAACGTAAAATCCACCGAACACGCCTGGAGACTGCTGATCGACGGCGATCCGCAGGATGGCAATGCCGTCGGCGATCAAGTGCTCGAGGCGGTGCTCAACCAGCACAAGCAGCTTGAGCTGGAAATCAAGCTCCAGGACGCCAATGATTGCGACCAACACCTATGGCTGGTGCTGCGCCTGCCGGAAGACCAGGACGACTGCCACGCGCTGATCCTGAGCATCACCGACATTACCCGCCGCAAGCTCGTTGAACTGTCATTGCTGGAGCGCGAAGGTTTCTGGTCCGACGTGGTGCGCACCGTGCCGGACCACCTGTACGTCCAGGACGTGATCAGCCAGCGAATGATCTTCAGCAACCACCACCTGGGGCAGACACTCGGTTACAACCGTACCGAATTGCATCAGATGGGCGAATACTTCTGGGAGATCCTGCTGCACGCCGACGACGCCGGTTTCTATCATCGCTCGCGTCAACACCAGCGACAGGCCGGTTACAGTCAATTGCTGCAGTGCCAACTGCGTTTCCAGCACCGGGACGGCAGCTGGCGACGGTTCGAGATTCGCGAACAGGCCCTGGCGCGGGATGCTCAGGGTCAGGTCACCCGGATCATAGGCGTCGCCAAGGACATCACCGAGCAGATCGAAGCCAGCGAATCCCTGCGCGACAGCGAACAGCGCTACCGGATGCTCGCTGAAAGCATCAGCGACGTGATTTTCTCCACCGACAGCAAGATGGCCCTCAATTTCGTCAGCCCGTCGGTACAGGCCGTGCTGGGTTACGACGTCGACTGGATTTTCCAGCACGGCTGGCAATCGACCATCGCCAACCCGCAACAGCTGATCGGCATTCATAGCCTGATGGACCGGCTCAGCAAGGCGCTGGACAAACCCGAGCAACTGACCCTGTTGCGCAACCAGGTGCAGACCCAGTTGTTCCTGTTCGATTGCCTGCGGGCCGACGGACGCAAGATTCCGATCGAACTGAGGCTGGTGTTGGTCTGGGATGAACTCGGCGGGTTCGAAGGCGTGTTGGGCGTGGGTCGTGACATCAGCCAGCGACGCCGGGCCGAGAAAGACCTGCGCATGGCCGCGACGGTATTCGAGCACTCGACGTCAGCGATCCTGATCACCGACCCGGCCGGCTATATCGTCCAGGCCAATGAAGCGTTCAGTCGCGTCAGCGGGTATGCCGTGGAGCAGGTGCTCGATCAGCTGCCGAACATGCTGACCGTCGACGAGCAGCAGGAAGCCCATCTGCGCTATGTACTCAAGCAATTGCACCAGCACAGCACCTGGGAAGGTGAAGTCTGGCTCAAACGACGCAATGGCGAACACTACCCCGCCTGGGTCGGGATTACCGCGGTGCTGGACGACGAAGGCGATCTGGCCAGCTATGTGTGTTTCTTCAGCGACATCAGCGAGCGCAAGGCCAGTGAACAGCGGATTCACCGCCTCGCCTATTACGACGCCCTGACCCACCTGCCCAACCGCACCCTGTTCCAGGATCGTCTGCACACGGCACTGCAATCGGCCGAGCGACAGAAGTCCTGGGTAGTGCTGATGTTCCTCGACCTGGACCGCTTCAAGCCGATCAACGACTCCCTGGGCCACGCCGCCGGCGATCGCATGCTCAAGGAAATGGCCACGCGTTTGCTCGGCTGCGTCGACGATGACGACACTGTGGCGCGCATGGGGGGCGATGAATTCACCTTGTTGCTGCAGCCCCGCGTCAACCGCGAAACCGCGCTGAACCGCGCGATTCATGTGGCGGAACAGATCCTCGCCAGCCTGGTGAAACCCTTCGTCCTCGAAGGCCGTGAATTCTTCGTCACGGCCAGTATCGGCATCGCCTTGAGCCCTCAGGATGGCAACGAGCTCAGTCAGCTGATGAAAAACGCCGACACCGCGATGTATCACGCCAAGGAGCGCGGCAAGAACAACTTCCAGTTCTACCAGGCGGACATGAACGCCAGCGCCCTGGAACGCCTGGAGCTGGAAAGCGATTTGCGCCACGCGATGGAGCAAAATGAATTCGTTTTGTACTACCAACCGCAGTTCAGCGGCGACGGCAAACGCCTGACCGGCGCCGAAGCACTGCTGCGCTGGCGTCACCCGCGTCGCGGCCTGGTACCGCCGGGGGATTTCATTCCGGTGCTCGAAGAGCTGGGTCTGGTGGTGGATGTCGGCGACTGGGTGATCCGAGAGGCCTGCCGTCAGCTCAAGAGCTGGCATCAGGCCAAGGTTCGGGTGCCCAAGGTTTCGGTGAACATTTCCACCCGGCAGTTCTCCGATGGCCAGCTCGGCACGCGGATCGCCACCATCCTCCAGGAAACCGGCCTGCCACCGGAGTGCCTGGAGCTGGAACTGACCGAAAGTATCCTGATGCGCGAAGTCAGCGAAGCGATGCAGATCCTCGCCGGCCTGAAAAACCTGGGCCTGAGCATCGCGGTCGACGACTTCGGCACCGGTTACTCATCGCTCAACTACCTCAAGCAATTCCCGATCGACGTGCTCAAGATCGACCGCTCCTTCGTCGACGGCCTGCCGTCGGGCGAGCAGGATGCGCAGATTGCCCGGGCGATCATCGCCATGGCCCACAGCCTGAATCTGGCGGTGATTGCCGAGGGTGTGGAAACCCATGAACAGCTCGACTTCCTGCGTGAACATGGCTGCGATGAGGTTCAAGGTTATCTGTTCGGGCGTCCGATGCCGGCGAGCCGGTTTGAAGCGCAGTTCAGTAATGATGCGCTGTTCATTTTCGACTGA
- the ettA gene encoding energy-dependent translational throttle protein EttA — MAQYVFTMHRLGKVVPPKREILKNISLSFFPGAKIGVLGLNGSGKSTLLKIMAGVDTEFDGEARPMPDLNIGYLPQEPILDPTKTVREVVEEAVSVIKNAQARLDEVYAAYAEEDADFDKLAAEQAKLEAILQASDGHNLDRQLEVAADALRLPAWDAKVEFLSGGEKRRVALCRLLLSAPDMLLLDEPTNHLDADSVAWLEHFLHDFPGTVVAITHDRYFLDNVAGWILELDRGAGIPYEGNYSGWLEAKSDRLAAESKQQSAHEKAMKEELEWVRKGAKARQSKSKARLQRFEEMQSQEFQKRSETNEIYIPAGPRLGDKVIEFKNVSKGYGDRVLIDNLSFSMPKGAIVGVIGGNGAGKSTLFRMLMGKETPDSGTIEVGETVQLACVDQSREDLDGSKTVFQQISEGSDQIRIGNYEIPSRTYVGRFNFKGGDQQKFVKDLSGGERGRLHLALTLKEGGNVLLLDEPSNDLDVETLRSLEEALLDFPGAAIVISHDRWFLDRVATHILAYEDDSQAVFFEGNYTEYEADRRKRLGEAATQPHRVRHKKLA; from the coding sequence ATGGCTCAATACGTCTTCACCATGCATCGGCTGGGTAAAGTTGTTCCGCCGAAGCGGGAAATCCTGAAAAACATTTCGCTGTCGTTCTTCCCGGGCGCCAAGATCGGCGTACTCGGCCTTAACGGCTCGGGTAAGTCCACGCTGTTGAAAATCATGGCCGGCGTCGACACCGAGTTCGACGGCGAAGCCCGTCCGATGCCGGACCTGAACATCGGCTACCTGCCACAGGAACCGATCCTGGACCCGACCAAGACCGTACGTGAAGTGGTCGAGGAAGCGGTCAGCGTGATCAAGAACGCCCAGGCGCGCCTGGACGAGGTCTACGCGGCTTACGCCGAGGAAGATGCCGACTTCGACAAACTGGCGGCAGAACAGGCCAAGCTCGAAGCCATCCTGCAAGCCAGCGATGGTCACAATCTGGATCGCCAGCTGGAAGTTGCCGCCGACGCATTGCGTCTGCCGGCCTGGGACGCCAAGGTAGAATTCCTGTCCGGTGGTGAAAAGCGTCGTGTGGCCCTGTGCCGCCTGCTGCTGTCCGCCCCCGACATGCTGCTGCTCGACGAACCGACCAACCACCTGGACGCCGATTCCGTCGCCTGGCTGGAGCACTTCCTGCACGACTTCCCGGGCACCGTGGTCGCGATCACGCACGACCGTTACTTCCTGGACAACGTTGCCGGCTGGATCCTCGAGCTCGACCGCGGCGCCGGTATCCCGTACGAGGGCAACTATTCGGGTTGGCTCGAAGCCAAGTCCGATCGTCTGGCTGCCGAATCCAAGCAGCAGTCGGCCCACGAAAAAGCCATGAAGGAAGAACTGGAGTGGGTGCGCAAAGGCGCCAAGGCCCGCCAGTCCAAATCCAAGGCTCGTCTGCAACGCTTCGAAGAAATGCAATCGCAGGAATTCCAGAAGCGCAGCGAAACCAATGAGATCTATATCCCGGCCGGTCCACGCCTGGGGGACAAGGTCATCGAGTTCAAGAACGTTTCCAAGGGTTACGGCGATCGCGTGTTGATCGACAACCTGTCGTTCTCAATGCCTAAAGGCGCCATCGTTGGCGTGATCGGCGGTAACGGTGCCGGTAAATCGACCTTGTTCCGCATGCTGATGGGCAAGGAAACACCGGATTCGGGCACCATCGAAGTCGGTGAAACCGTACAGCTTGCCTGTGTGGATCAGAGCCGCGAAGACCTGGACGGCAGCAAGACGGTGTTCCAGCAAATCTCCGAGGGCTCCGACCAGATCCGCATCGGCAACTACGAGATTCCGTCGCGTACCTACGTCGGCCGCTTCAACTTCAAGGGCGGCGATCAGCAGAAGTTCGTCAAGGACCTGTCCGGTGGTGAGCGCGGTCGCTTGCACCTGGCCCTGACCCTGAAAGAGGGCGGCAACGTCCTGCTGCTCGACGAACCGTCCAACGACCTCGACGTTGAAACCCTGCGCTCCCTGGAAGAAGCCTTGCTGGACTTCCCGGGCGCCGCCATTGTGATCTCTCACGATCGGTGGTTCCTTGACCGCGTCGCGACCCACATCCTGGCGTACGAAGACGACTCGCAAGCCGTGTTCTTCGAAGGCAACTACACCGAGTACGAAGCCGATCGCCGCAAGCGCCTTGGCGAAGCGGCTACCCAGCCGCATCGTGTACGGCACAAGAAGCTGGCCTGA
- the gdhA gene encoding NADP-specific glutamate dehydrogenase has protein sequence MIESVESFLARLKKRDPDQPEFHQAVEEVLRSLWPFLEANPHYLTSGILERMCEPERAIVFRISWVDDQGKVQVNRGFRIQMNSAIGPYKGGLRFHPSVNLGVLKFLAFEQTFKNSLTSLPMGGGKGGSDFDPKGKSDAEVMRFCQAFMSELYRHIGADVDVPAGDIGVGAREIGFLFGQYKRLSNQFTSVLTGKGPSYGGSLVRPEATGFGCVYFAEEMLKRSGETVEGKRVAISGSGNVAQYAARKVMDLGGKVISLSDSEGTLYCEAGLTEEQWLALLELKNVKRGRISELASSFGLEFRAGQCPWELACDIALPCATQNELDLEAARALLRNGCGCVAEGANMPTTLEAVDLFIEAGILFAPGKASNAGGVAVSGLEMSQNAMRLLWTGGEVDSKLHAIMQSIHHACVHYGEENGRINYVKGANIAGFVKVADAMLAQGVV, from the coding sequence ATGATCGAATCCGTCGAATCCTTCCTTGCCCGCCTGAAAAAGCGCGACCCTGACCAACCCGAATTCCATCAGGCCGTGGAAGAAGTCCTGCGCAGTCTCTGGCCGTTTCTTGAAGCCAATCCGCACTATCTGACCTCCGGCATCCTGGAGCGCATGTGCGAACCGGAGCGGGCAATTGTTTTCCGGATTTCCTGGGTCGATGATCAAGGCAAGGTCCAGGTCAATCGCGGTTTCCGTATCCAGATGAACAGCGCCATCGGCCCTTACAAGGGCGGTTTGCGCTTCCATCCTTCGGTGAACCTCGGCGTATTGAAGTTCCTCGCATTCGAACAAACCTTCAAAAACTCGCTGACCTCGTTGCCCATGGGTGGCGGCAAGGGTGGTTCGGACTTCGACCCTAAAGGCAAAAGCGACGCTGAAGTCATGCGTTTCTGCCAGGCCTTCATGAGCGAGTTGTATCGTCACATCGGCGCGGACGTCGACGTTCCCGCCGGTGATATCGGCGTCGGTGCCCGGGAAATCGGTTTCCTGTTCGGCCAGTACAAGCGCCTGAGCAACCAGTTCACCAGCGTGCTGACCGGCAAGGGCCCGAGCTACGGTGGCAGCCTGGTCCGTCCGGAAGCCACCGGTTTCGGCTGTGTGTACTTCGCTGAAGAAATGCTCAAGCGCAGCGGCGAAACCGTCGAAGGCAAGCGCGTCGCCATCTCGGGTTCCGGCAACGTTGCCCAATACGCAGCACGCAAGGTCATGGACCTGGGCGGCAAAGTGATCTCACTTTCGGACTCCGAAGGCACCTTGTACTGCGAGGCGGGTTTGACCGAGGAACAATGGCTGGCGTTGTTGGAGTTGAAGAACGTCAAGCGTGGACGGATCAGCGAGCTGGCCAGCAGTTTTGGCCTGGAGTTCCGTGCCGGCCAGTGTCCGTGGGAGTTGGCCTGCGATATCGCGCTACCGTGCGCCACCCAGAACGAGCTCGACCTCGAGGCCGCCCGAGCGCTGTTGCGCAACGGTTGTGGCTGTGTGGCGGAAGGCGCGAACATGCCGACCACCCTGGAAGCGGTGGATCTGTTCATCGAGGCGGGTATTTTGTTCGCGCCGGGCAAGGCCTCCAACGCCGGCGGTGTCGCGGTGAGCGGACTTGAGATGTCACAAAACGCCATGCGCTTGCTGTGGACCGGTGGTGAAGTGGACAGCAAGCTCCACGCCATCATGCAATCGATCCACCATGCTTGTGTGCATTACGGCGAAGAAAACGGCCGTATCAACTACGTCAAAGGCGCGAATATCGCCGGCTTCGTCAAAGTCGCCGACGCCATGCTCGCCCAGGGCGTGGTTTAA